Proteins encoded by one window of Triplophysa rosa linkage group LG19, Trosa_1v2, whole genome shotgun sequence:
- the lman1 gene encoding protein ERGIC-53, producing MAVPIAKCLAAHVCLLLISLIFQLVFADNTAGDTPHRRFEYKYSFKGPHLTQSDGRIPFWVHTGNAIPSADQVRITPSLRSQKGSVWTKSPVSMQNWEAEVAFRVSGRGRMGADGLAIWFTASQGLEGPVYGAADQWNGVGIFFDSFDNDGKKNNPAVLVVGNNGKLAYDHQNDGSTQSLGTCLRDFRNKPYPVRAKIIYYKQTLSVFINNGFTPDKEDYEFCTKVENMIIPESGYFGISAATGGLADDHDVLSFLLFRLTEPGQNLPPPEKEIPKEEKDKYQEEFENFQQELDKRKEEFQREHPEVQGQPIEDLYETVNDREIRQVFEGQNQIHLEIKQLNRQLAMILDEQRRYVSVLTEEIHKRGSQAQSGQAPSHEMDTVINTQQEVLRSLTEIRNSLSGSLQQLAVGQQQQGHAGGLGSYETIQHFNDIKEHLHVVKRNIEHIVQKNANPAEKVKCPELPPLPNCLSFTHFLMFIVIQSLLFFGYVMYKSHQEAAAKKFF from the exons ATGGCGGTGCCCATAGCAAAGTGCCTGGCTGCTCATGTCTGTTTATTACTAATATCACTAATATTTCAGTTAGTTTTCGCCGACAACACCGCCGGAGACACGCCGCATCGGCGATTCGAGTATAAATACAGTTTCAAAGGGCCGCACCTGACACAGAGTGATGGACGAATCCCATTCTGGGTTCACACCGGGA ATGCCATTCCAAGCGCAGATCAAGTTCGCATCACTCCTTCTCTGCGGAGCCAGAAGGGTTCAGTATGGACAAAATCCCCTGTAAGTATGCAAAACTGGGAAGCTGAAGTGGCATTCCGGGTGTCTGGACGAGGCCGGATGGGAGCAGATGGATTG gcCATATGGTTCACAGCCAGTCAAGGTCTAGAGGGTCCTGTGTATGGGGCCGCTGATCAGTGGAACGGTGTGGGAATATTCTTTGACTCGTTTGATAATGACGGAAAG AAAAATAACCCTGCTGTCTTAGTCGTGGGTAACAATGGAAAACTTGCTTATGACCATCAAAA TGATGGCTCGACTCAGTCTCTGGGTACATGTCTTAGAGACTTCAGAAACAAACCCTACCCTGTACGAGCCAAAATCATCTACTACAAGCAAACTTTATCG GTGTTCATCAATAACGGTTTCACTCCTGATAAAGAAGACTATGAGTTCTGCACCAAAGTTGAAAACATGATTATTCCTGAATCCGGATATTTTGGCATCTCGGCAGCCACCGGAGGACTGGCAG ATGACCATGATGTGCTGTCGTTTTTGCTGTTCAGACTCACCGAGCCCGGGCAGAATCTG CCTCCCCCAGAAAAAGAGATTCCCAAAGAGGAGAAGGACAAGTACCAGGAAGAATTTGAGAATTTCCAACAAGAGCTCGACAAAAGGAAAGAGGAGTTTCAGAGAGAGCACCCTGAAGTCCAGGGGCAGCCCA TTGAGGACCTGTATGAAACCGTGAATGATCGGGAGATCCGTCAGGTGTTTGAAGGTCAGAACCAGATCCACCTGGAAATCAAGCAGTTGAACCGGCAGCTGGCCATGATTCTGGATGAACAACGGCGATACGTGTCGGTCCTCACAGAGGAGATCCACAAACGCGGGTCACAAGCACAGTCAGGACAG gCTCCCAGCCATGAAATGGACACTGTTATAAACACACAACAAGAGGTTTTGAGGAGTCTTACTGAAATAAG GAACTCATTGTCAGGTTCACTGCAGCAGTTAGCAGTGGGTCAGCAGCAGCAGGGTCACGCCGGCGGGCTCGGCTCGTACGAGACGATCCAGCACTTCAATGACATCAAGGAGCATTTGCATGTGGTCAAGAGGAACATTGAGCACATCGTACAGAAAAATGCG AATCCTGCAGAGAAGGTGAAATGTCCTGAGCTTCCTCCATTACCCAACTGCCTGTCCTTTACACACTTTCTTATGTTCATCGTCATTCAGTCTCTCCTCTTCTTCGGCTACGTTATGTACAA gAGTCATCAGGAAGCAGCGGCTAAGAAGTTTTTTTGA